In one window of Gossypium hirsutum isolate 1008001.06 chromosome A01, Gossypium_hirsutum_v2.1, whole genome shotgun sequence DNA:
- the LOC107917385 gene encoding tropomyosin-1-like produces MRTAGLGKTSELWRQEVKEEQSKANQWEEKFRDAQAREGALKRSLVESQNEKEGLKIRVSELERSLYQYRSRNSAIELKASQNRIEELKENIEELKTALQNRDLQIELLEVNNERWKEQLHQSQDQVRSRDYVMGEALTQVQEVADHLQTLAVQADVLSLKYESKSDRGRELAWLLRQKNKSNRSKVREIETNAKRDAGSITNTYARTACQNPAKYEGPDAGVLEKHDGPTNAFIGWRVGKREKPLDQCGR; encoded by the exons ATGAGAACCGCTGGGTTAGGAAAAACATCGGAACTGTGGCGACAAGAAGTTAAAGAAGAACAAAGCAAAGCCAACCAATGGGAAGAAAAATTCCGAGATGCTCAAGCTCGAGAAGGTGCTCTGAAAAGAAGTTTGGTAGAAAGCCAGAATGAGAAAGAAGGGTTGAAGATCCGGGTATCAGAGTTAGAGAGGTCATTGTATCAGTATCGCTCGCGTAACTCTGCAATCGAGTTGAAAGCTAGTCAGAACAGAATCgaagaattaaaagagaatatagaaGAACTCAAAACAGCGCTACAAAATCGTGATCTTCAAATAGAACTCCTCGAGGTAAATAACGAGCGATGGAAGGAGCAACTTCATCAATCTCAAGACCAAGTCAGAAGCAGGGACTACGTCATGGGCGAAGCTTTGACTCAAGTGCAAGAAGTGGCCGATCacttgcaaacattagcagtacaAGCTGATGTGCTGAGTTTAAAATACGAGTCGAAATCGGACCGAGGTCGAGagctagcttggcttcttagacag AAAAACAAGAGCAATAGATCAAAGGTTAGAGAGATTGaaacaaatgcaaaaagagatgcaggATCAATTACAAACACGTATGCAAGAACAGCTTGCCAAAATCCAGCAAAATATGAAGGACCAGATGCTGGAGTCCTAGAAAAGCATGATGGACCAACTAACGCGTTTATTGGCTGGCGGGTTGGAAAAAGGGAAAAGCCCCTTGATCAATGCGGGAGATGA